CGCGTTCAAGCGTGATAACGTACGGCCGGAGCAGCTCGCCAAGGAAATCGTTGCCCTGGCCAACTTCCAGGGAGGCAGGGTGCTCCTCGGCGTCGAGGACGACGGCACAACGTCCCGCCTGGCCACGCGCGAGCAGCAAGCGAGGCTCTTCGAGAGCGGCGGCCTTTTCCATGCGGAGTCCCTGCCGGTGTCGGGCAGCACCTTTGACGACCTCGATGCCGCGCGTCTCGCCCACTACCTGGTGGAGGTTACCGGTGACCCGGTGGCTCCCGAATCCCGTGAGGAGTGGGAGCGGCGACTGCTCGGTCTGGGCTTCCTGGTTGAGCGGCCGGACGGCCCTCCGGCGTGCTCCATCGCCGGACTGGTCCTGTTCGGGCGCAGCCCCCGTCGCGCCTTGCGGCACGCTGGCCTGCGTTGGATGTCCTTCGCCGGGGAAGACCAGGAGTATCAGGCCCAGGATGACGCCGTGTTGGACGGACCTCTCGTCGCCCTCTTGGCACGGCAACACCGGGGCGGGCGTGCCGTGGTGGAAGGTGGACTGGTCGAGCGCCTGTTGGACCGCATGCGACCGTTCATTTCTGACGAAGGCGCCACGATCGATGAGGGATTGCGTCGCGAGCGGACCTACCGTTACCCCCCGGAGGCTGTTCGCGA
This portion of the Thermodesulfobacteriota bacterium genome encodes:
- a CDS encoding ATP-binding protein, producing the protein MLKGELLEVIANGESSGVAFKRDNVRPEQLAKEIVALANFQGGRVLLGVEDDGTTSRLATREQQARLFESGGLFHAESLPVSGSTFDDLDAARLAHYLVEVTGDPVAPESREEWERRLLGLGFLVERPDGPPACSIAGLVLFGRSPRRALRHAGLRWMSFAGEDQEYQAQDDAVLDGPLVALLARQHRGGRAVVEGGLVERLLDRMRPFISDEGATIDEGLRRERTYRYPPEAVREAVLNALVHRDWTRAVEVEVVNYANRLEVIRPGPLHNSMTIEKMLAGQRYARNLTIVEVMRDYGYVDARGMGVRRKIVPLTREYSGRDAGFELTDDHLRVTIPARPQS